From a single Spirochaetaceae bacterium genomic region:
- a CDS encoding SDR family NAD(P)-dependent oxidoreductase, with the protein MRLQDKVAIVTGGGGGMGRGICACLTREGADVVVSDLDVARARETVAAAEQAGRRGLAVAGDVTSEDDCAAVVQQALAAFGGVDILVNNAGHFGSHLSAPFTTLTGDDWDENYAVNVKGPFFMCKAVAAHMMERRSGKIVNISSISAKRDPVFLPTYAAAKNALLNLTRVVAKDLGPYNVNVNAVLPGLVWTPFWERLAPMLAAQEPGGKQREPRAVFDEIAGSAVLGRPQTPEDVGNLVAFLSSEEACNITGQAIHVDGGIAMG; encoded by the coding sequence ATGCGTTTACAGGACAAGGTGGCAATCGTGACCGGCGGTGGCGGCGGCATGGGGCGCGGCATCTGCGCCTGCCTGACCCGCGAGGGCGCCGACGTGGTGGTGTCCGACCTCGACGTCGCGCGCGCCCGGGAAACCGTTGCCGCGGCCGAGCAGGCGGGCCGGCGCGGGCTGGCGGTGGCCGGCGACGTGACCAGCGAGGACGACTGCGCGGCGGTGGTGCAGCAGGCACTGGCGGCGTTCGGCGGGGTGGACATCCTGGTCAACAACGCCGGCCACTTCGGCAGCCACCTGTCGGCGCCGTTCACGACGCTTACCGGCGACGACTGGGACGAGAACTACGCCGTCAACGTGAAGGGCCCGTTCTTCATGTGCAAGGCGGTGGCGGCGCACATGATGGAGCGCCGCTCCGGCAAGATCGTCAACATCTCGTCGATCTCCGCCAAGCGTGACCCGGTGTTCCTGCCGACCTACGCGGCGGCCAAGAACGCGCTGCTCAACCTGACCCGCGTGGTAGCCAAGGATCTCGGCCCCTACAACGTCAATGTCAACGCGGTGTTGCCGGGGCTGGTGTGGACGCCGTTCTGGGAACGGTTGGCGCCGATGCTGGCGGCACAGGAACCCGGCGGCAAGCAGCGCGAGCCGCGCGCCGTGTTCGACGAAATCGCCGGCAGCGCCGTGCTCGGGCGCCCGCAGACCCCGGAGGACGTAGGCAACCTGGTCGCCTTCCTGTCCTCCGAGGAAGCCTGCAACATCACCGGCCAGGCGATCCACGTAGACGGCGGCATCGCCATGGGCTAG
- a CDS encoding AAA family ATPase gives MLTRIEVDGFKNLVDFALDFGPYTCIAGENGVGKSNIFDAIRFLSLLTDHTIIQSALQIRSSEEGTGEIAELFFAANGETRDRITLAAEMIVGKHVVDDFGRPGVPSSTFLRYEVAFRRETPSVSSGLLGGLVLEHEDLRHIPMKNAPERLQFPHNRQSFRNDVIYNNRRGSGYISTRIGNSEPATIVIHQDGGSSGRARPAAAAERAPRTAVGTENTAATPTILAARREMQSWRILALEPAAMRRPDKYADEPGIRADGGRIPVTLYHLAERTSLNGVPEDPDDDILGRIASRLSGLVPVNSVRAVRDDVRQLFSLELEEPSGTRLRANSISDGTLRFLALTAIAEATGAGGVYCMEEPENGIHPEKLAAMNQLLHDIAVDPDEPVESDNPLRQVIVATHSPYFVQLQKPDEVILAKNPALNSGSGMVVRPLRCYPMQNTWREKKGKRKGAKWLAV, from the coding sequence GTGCTGACGCGAATAGAAGTAGACGGATTTAAGAATCTGGTCGATTTCGCTCTGGATTTTGGACCATATACCTGTATTGCCGGTGAGAATGGCGTAGGAAAGTCGAACATATTTGATGCTATTCGGTTTTTGTCACTGTTGACTGATCATACCATAATCCAATCGGCTCTGCAGATTCGTAGCTCTGAAGAGGGCACAGGTGAAATAGCGGAACTCTTCTTCGCGGCGAACGGCGAGACCAGAGACCGGATCACTCTTGCCGCCGAGATGATTGTAGGAAAGCACGTAGTGGATGATTTCGGTCGTCCCGGAGTACCGTCGTCTACGTTCTTACGCTACGAGGTTGCATTTCGTCGTGAAACTCCATCAGTGTCCTCTGGCCTTCTTGGAGGTCTTGTCCTCGAACACGAAGACCTCCGACACATACCTATGAAGAATGCACCAGAGCGGCTACAATTTCCGCACAATAGACAGAGTTTCCGCAACGATGTAATCTACAATAATCGGCGAGGATCAGGTTATATATCTACGCGTATTGGCAACTCGGAGCCGGCTACGATCGTCATCCATCAGGATGGCGGATCGTCAGGGCGAGCGCGACCGGCAGCAGCGGCCGAACGGGCTCCTCGCACGGCGGTAGGAACAGAAAACACGGCAGCTACACCAACTATCCTTGCAGCTCGTCGAGAAATGCAGAGTTGGCGGATATTGGCGTTGGAACCAGCGGCGATGCGACGTCCGGACAAGTATGCTGACGAACCTGGGATTAGGGCGGATGGTGGGCGCATACCTGTGACACTGTACCACCTTGCGGAGCGTACGAGTCTCAACGGTGTGCCGGAGGATCCCGATGACGATATCCTTGGCAGGATTGCGAGTCGTTTGTCGGGGCTCGTACCGGTGAATTCTGTACGAGCGGTGCGCGACGACGTTCGTCAGCTGTTCTCGCTAGAATTGGAAGAGCCGTCTGGGACAAGGCTCCGTGCTAATTCGATATCGGATGGGACGCTTCGGTTTCTGGCTCTGACGGCGATCGCAGAAGCTACCGGTGCCGGAGGTGTATATTGTATGGAAGAGCCTGAGAATGGAATACATCCGGAAAAGCTCGCGGCGATGAACCAACTGCTACACGATATCGCTGTGGACCCTGATGAACCGGTCGAGTCGGACAACCCTCTGCGGCAAGTCATTGTTGCTACTCATTCTCCTTACTTCGTACAACTCCAGAAACCGGACGAAGTGATCTTGGCAAAAAACCCAGCGCTCAACTCAGGGTCGGGGATGGTTGTGCGGCCGCTTAGATGTTATCCGATGCAGAACACCTGGAGAGAAAAAAAGGGCAAGAGGAAGGGGGCAAAGTGGCTGGCGGTATAG
- a CDS encoding type II toxin-antitoxin system VapC family toxin: MIVPDLNLLIYAHNEHAPHHEPAKRWWEGLVNGTERVGVPWAVSIGFVRLMTNPRVLLHPVSTDAATGHVQAWFRFPHVTPVNPGPGHLTWFARNLAAAGVGADLVTDAHIATLAMEYQAEVHSNDTDFSRFPGLRWRNPL; the protein is encoded by the coding sequence GTGATCGTCCCCGATCTCAACCTGCTGATCTACGCTCACAACGAGCACGCGCCCCATCATGAGCCCGCCAAACGCTGGTGGGAGGGACTGGTGAACGGGACCGAACGAGTAGGCGTCCCGTGGGCGGTATCGATCGGATTCGTCAGGTTGATGACCAATCCCAGGGTGCTTCTCCATCCGGTGTCGACGGATGCGGCGACCGGCCACGTGCAGGCATGGTTCCGCTTTCCGCACGTAACGCCGGTCAACCCCGGCCCCGGCCACCTCACCTGGTTTGCGCGCAACCTCGCCGCCGCCGGGGTAGGAGCCGACCTGGTTACCGACGCCCACATCGCCACGCTCGCCATGGAGTACCAGGCGGAGGTCCATTCCAACGACACCGATTTCAGCCGCTTCCCGGGCCTCCGCTGGCGCAACCCTCTCTGA
- a CDS encoding Uma2 family endonuclease, whose product MASTKAPSTRGYEAYEVAQPRLAEPPAFPGCTPVHLPRTEVQRFEGRLEYWDAATETAWISEPATAYHERPSRLLTRLAERIAEVRGSPIESYGSTDLLLRDPDGEPRRIMQADESVYLHPAQAKLPGAAMVVGEDDFPDVVLEVDHTTDVHRGKLALYESWGLPEVWVEVPDAPSPSRPHRRRPGLTIYLLEHGRFRVAAESRAFPGWRADEIHVALNEPEPSARTSAVVERVGAALGAREGTGPDDDPLLRSQRRQGFDQGHAAGLAAGRAEGHAAGRTEARTQMVRQILQSRGIAVSARFSAAAEAFAAASDEALLAAAIGCVDETEFLDVLRRPRDQGG is encoded by the coding sequence ATGGCCAGCACCAAAGCACCGTCAACCAGAGGGTACGAAGCATATGAAGTAGCGCAACCCCGGCTCGCCGAGCCGCCGGCGTTCCCGGGCTGCACGCCGGTGCACCTGCCGCGCACCGAGGTCCAACGCTTCGAGGGGCGGCTCGAGTATTGGGATGCGGCCACCGAGACCGCCTGGATCAGCGAGCCCGCCACCGCCTACCACGAGCGGCCGTCGCGCCTCCTGACGCGCCTGGCCGAGCGCATCGCCGAAGTGCGCGGCTCGCCGATTGAATCGTACGGCTCGACCGACCTGCTGCTGCGCGACCCCGACGGCGAACCGCGGCGCATCATGCAGGCCGACGAGTCGGTGTACCTGCATCCGGCGCAGGCCAAGCTGCCGGGGGCCGCCATGGTGGTGGGCGAGGACGACTTTCCCGACGTGGTGCTGGAGGTGGATCACACCACCGACGTCCACCGCGGCAAGCTCGCCCTGTACGAATCGTGGGGCTTGCCGGAAGTGTGGGTGGAGGTGCCGGACGCGCCGTCACCGAGCCGGCCGCACCGACGCCGCCCGGGGCTGACTATTTACCTGCTGGAGCATGGCCGGTTCCGAGTTGCGGCGGAGAGCCGGGCGTTTCCCGGCTGGCGGGCGGACGAGATTCACGTGGCGTTGAACGAGCCGGAGCCGTCCGCGCGCACCAGCGCGGTGGTGGAGCGGGTCGGAGCGGCGCTCGGCGCGCGCGAAGGCACCGGCCCGGACGACGACCCGCTGCTCCGCTCGCAACGGCGCCAGGGGTTCGACCAGGGCCATGCAGCAGGTCTTGCGGCAGGCCGGGCTGAAGGTCACGCGGCAGGTCGGACGGAAGCCCGGACGCAGATGGTCCGTCAGATTCTGCAGTCACGCGGCATTGCAGTGTCGGCGCGGTTCTCCGCCGCTGCGGAAGCGTTTGCCGCGGCGTCCGACGAGGCGTTGCTGGCGGCGGCAATTGGCTGCGTGGATGAGACGGAGTTCCTTGATGTGCTCCGGCGCCCGCGCGACCAGGGCGGCTGA
- a CDS encoding SDR family oxidoreductase, whose product MSEVAIVTGASRGIGAATARLLGQRGYQVCVNYRTEPEAAERLCAQIEAGGGRAIAVAADVSDAGQVERMFAAVDRELGPVTALVNNAASIGPTTRVADLELHDLQRVLAVNVVGVVLCTQQALRRMSTAAGGSGGAIVNVSSGAAYLGGPGASVHYAVTKGAVNSFTIGVSQEVMADGIRVNAVSPGLTDTAMVRHTDMATAAAAIPAGRVAQPEEVAEAIVWLLSPQARFVAGANIRVAGGRP is encoded by the coding sequence ATGAGCGAGGTAGCGATCGTGACCGGCGCCAGCCGCGGCATCGGCGCCGCGACAGCGCGCCTGCTCGGGCAGCGCGGCTACCAGGTGTGCGTCAACTACCGCACCGAGCCGGAGGCCGCGGAACGGCTGTGCGCGCAGATCGAGGCCGGCGGAGGGCGCGCGATCGCCGTGGCCGCCGACGTCAGCGACGCCGGCCAGGTGGAGCGGATGTTCGCCGCCGTGGACCGCGAGCTCGGCCCGGTCACCGCGCTGGTCAACAACGCCGCTTCCATCGGCCCGACCACGCGTGTCGCGGATCTGGAGTTGCACGACCTGCAGCGCGTGCTGGCGGTGAACGTGGTGGGCGTCGTGCTGTGCACGCAGCAGGCGCTGCGGCGCATGTCCACGGCGGCCGGCGGCAGCGGCGGCGCCATCGTCAACGTCTCCTCCGGTGCGGCCTACCTCGGCGGTCCGGGCGCCAGCGTGCACTACGCGGTCACCAAGGGCGCCGTGAACAGCTTCACCATTGGCGTGTCGCAGGAGGTGATGGCCGACGGCATCCGGGTGAACGCCGTCAGTCCGGGACTCACCGATACGGCGATGGTGCGCCACACCGACATGGCCACCGCCGCCGCCGCGATCCCGGCCGGCCGCGTCGCCCAGCCGGAGGAGGTGGCCGAGGCGATCGTGTGGCTCTTGTCGCCGCAGGCCCGCTTCGTGGCGGGCGCCAACATACGCGTCGCCGGCGGCCGACCGTAG
- a CDS encoding mandelate racemase/muconate lactonizing enzyme family protein gives MKITGLRVESYKWPRRRPISNGLHTYTHSGVGFVFIETDEGVTGIGLGATKRGVVGDAIAHFAPQLIGEDPINVERLWHKLWVPKLVGRRGLTTRAISAIDIALWDLRAKVAGMPLYRMLGGYRSRVPTYIAGGYYEDGKGLKELQEELAGHVEAGAHAVKMKIGAVPIREDAERVKAARAAVGPDVKLMIDANCAYRWYEAVQLAERVAEYDPFWFEEPIAPDDYEGHRRIAEKTTIPIATGENEYTRYGFRDLIATGSVPILNPDAVILGGITEYMKVAALAQAHDLDIAPHGAQEVHIHLVAAIANGLILEFYPQYMDPMWGKIYTETLTLNDDGTVSPPEVPGIGLEPRYETLAPYREE, from the coding sequence ATGAAGATTACCGGCTTACGCGTCGAGAGCTACAAGTGGCCGCGCCGGCGGCCGATCTCCAACGGACTGCACACCTACACGCACAGCGGCGTGGGGTTCGTATTCATCGAAACCGACGAGGGCGTGACCGGCATCGGCCTCGGCGCCACCAAGCGGGGCGTGGTCGGCGATGCCATCGCGCACTTCGCGCCGCAGCTCATCGGCGAGGATCCGATCAACGTGGAGCGGCTCTGGCACAAGCTGTGGGTGCCGAAGCTGGTGGGCCGGCGCGGCCTGACCACGCGCGCCATCAGCGCCATCGACATCGCGCTGTGGGACCTGCGCGCCAAGGTGGCCGGCATGCCGCTGTACCGGATGCTCGGCGGCTACCGGTCGCGCGTGCCCACCTACATCGCCGGCGGCTACTACGAAGACGGCAAGGGTCTGAAGGAACTGCAGGAGGAGTTGGCCGGCCACGTCGAGGCGGGCGCCCATGCGGTCAAGATGAAGATCGGTGCGGTGCCGATCCGGGAGGACGCGGAGCGCGTGAAGGCGGCGCGCGCGGCGGTCGGGCCGGACGTCAAGCTGATGATCGACGCCAACTGCGCCTACCGTTGGTACGAGGCGGTGCAACTCGCCGAGCGGGTGGCCGAGTACGACCCGTTCTGGTTCGAGGAGCCGATCGCCCCGGACGACTACGAGGGCCACCGGCGGATCGCCGAAAAGACCACCATCCCGATCGCCACCGGCGAGAACGAGTACACCCGTTACGGCTTCCGCGACCTGATCGCCACCGGCAGCGTGCCAATTCTGAATCCCGACGCGGTGATACTTGGCGGCATCACCGAGTACATGAAGGTGGCCGCGCTGGCGCAGGCGCACGACCTGGACATCGCCCCGCACGGCGCCCAGGAGGTGCACATCCACCTGGTGGCCGCCATCGCCAACGGCCTGATCCTGGAGTTCTACCCCCAATACATGGATCCGATGTGGGGCAAGATCTACACGGAGACCCTTACGCTCAACGACGACGGCACGGTGAGCCCGCCCGAGGTGCCCGGCATCGGCCTCGAGCCTCGTTACGAGACGCTCGCCCCCTACCGGGAGGAGTAG